The following proteins come from a genomic window of Microbacterium sp. SY138:
- a CDS encoding YbaK/EbsC family protein: MSETPSLPERSRLVHEHLVDAGVETAIRVLPDSARTAVEAATAIGCDVAAIANSLVFLADGVPVLVLTSGGHRVELSTLRASIGADDVSMAPASVVRSATGQAIGGVAPVGHPAPLRTFIDEALRDHRELWAAAGHPHTVMPLTFDELRRITDATVIAVA, from the coding sequence ATGAGCGAAACGCCTTCCCTCCCCGAACGCAGCCGTCTCGTGCATGAGCATCTCGTGGACGCCGGCGTCGAGACAGCGATCCGTGTGCTTCCGGACTCCGCACGCACAGCCGTGGAGGCCGCGACGGCGATCGGGTGCGACGTCGCGGCGATCGCCAACAGTCTGGTGTTCCTCGCCGATGGCGTCCCCGTCCTGGTTCTGACCAGCGGCGGTCACCGCGTGGAGCTCTCCACCCTGCGGGCGAGCATCGGCGCGGACGACGTGTCCATGGCGCCCGCATCCGTGGTCCGCTCGGCGACCGGCCAGGCGATCGGCGGCGTCGCTCCTGTCGGGCACCCCGCGCCGCTCCGCACGTTCATCGACGAAGCACTGCGGGACCATCGAGAGCTGTGGGCGGCCGCGGGCCATCCACACACCGTCATGCCACTGACGTTCGACGAACTCCGCCGTATCACGGACGCGACGGTGATCGCCGTCGCCTGA
- a CDS encoding Ig-like domain-containing protein produces the protein MRRKTTAIIAAAAAALGAVITLAGAGAASAAEYDYPAAIDPSSITVTTVGGGGAVSQWDQVRVDAEWSVPDGAVGGQTFGFTLPKEFARAGTSFSVPSAEDPSKTIAECTVSTDAAPVVTCTLTDYVNGRTGVSGSLWFVASADEQTTESTVEFTVDGTITPVEIPGGGIGPSSPLPTEPQKWSWQTDDGRIAWQLALPGASFAGAESIVVDDTLTGAGDGFAEHHNEDEQLEVWSTTMQDRDPQSITNWTGSWNDGGTAFHLVIPGPIDPTRMYFVKYFTVPSSQVDGATYANTADVNGIKLQDREVWSVTGGGSGDGDATGAFTLTKVVGGSGSSEVPADAVYTVRYSYGDPVVERTVTVTAGATAPLIQLPTGTVVTLVELTPPAVEGVDWGVPVFSGPDVHSVADGGAQFTVGSGTALAVTLTNTATTPPVIPPTTPPTPPTGVTPPTELPLTGGSSLATTGGDVPAAMLWGGGAALLLGIALTVLGAVRARSRVAQD, from the coding sequence GTGCGCCGGAAGACAACCGCGATCATCGCCGCTGCGGCCGCAGCGCTGGGCGCCGTGATCACACTGGCGGGTGCGGGAGCCGCCTCAGCTGCGGAGTACGACTATCCCGCGGCCATCGATCCTTCGTCGATCACCGTGACCACGGTCGGGGGCGGCGGAGCGGTCTCGCAGTGGGACCAGGTGCGGGTCGACGCCGAGTGGTCGGTGCCGGACGGCGCGGTCGGTGGACAGACCTTCGGGTTCACCCTGCCGAAGGAGTTCGCCCGGGCGGGGACATCCTTCTCGGTACCCTCTGCGGAGGATCCGAGCAAGACGATCGCCGAGTGCACCGTGAGCACCGACGCCGCACCGGTCGTCACCTGCACGCTCACCGACTACGTGAACGGGCGCACCGGGGTCAGCGGCTCCCTGTGGTTCGTCGCCTCCGCCGATGAGCAGACGACCGAGAGCACGGTGGAGTTCACCGTCGATGGCACCATCACGCCCGTCGAGATTCCCGGCGGCGGCATCGGACCGTCGTCGCCGCTGCCCACAGAACCGCAGAAGTGGTCGTGGCAGACGGATGATGGCAGGATCGCGTGGCAGCTGGCGCTGCCGGGTGCGAGCTTCGCGGGCGCGGAGTCGATCGTCGTCGACGACACCCTGACCGGGGCGGGCGACGGATTCGCCGAACATCACAACGAGGATGAGCAGCTCGAGGTATGGAGCACGACGATGCAGGATCGGGATCCGCAGTCGATCACGAACTGGACCGGATCATGGAACGACGGCGGCACGGCCTTCCACCTCGTGATCCCCGGCCCGATCGACCCGACGCGGATGTACTTCGTCAAGTACTTCACGGTGCCGAGCTCGCAGGTCGACGGTGCCACCTACGCCAACACCGCCGACGTCAACGGGATCAAGCTCCAGGACAGGGAGGTGTGGTCTGTCACCGGTGGGGGAAGCGGAGACGGCGACGCCACCGGCGCGTTCACCCTCACTAAGGTCGTCGGCGGCTCCGGTTCGTCTGAGGTACCGGCCGATGCCGTCTACACCGTGCGCTACAGCTATGGCGACCCGGTCGTCGAGCGCACCGTCACGGTCACGGCGGGAGCGACCGCACCGCTCATCCAGCTGCCCACGGGGACCGTGGTCACACTCGTGGAGCTCACGCCACCGGCGGTCGAGGGGGTCGACTGGGGTGTTCCCGTGTTCTCGGGACCCGATGTGCACTCCGTGGCCGACGGCGGAGCGCAGTTCACCGTCGGCTCCGGTACGGCACTCGCGGTCACGCTCACCAACACCGCGACGACGCCGCCCGTGATTCCGCCGACGACACCGCCGACACCGCCCACCGGGGTCACTCCGCCCACCGAGCTGCCACTCACGGGTGGGTCGTCGCTGGCCACCACCGGTGGCGATGTCCCCGCTGCGATGCTCTGGGGCGGCGGCGCGGCTCTGCTGCTCGGCATCGCTCTGACCGTTCTCGGAGCGGTCCGGGCGCGCTCGCGCGTGGCCCAGGACTGA